One part of the Methylobacterium mesophilicum SR1.6/6 genome encodes these proteins:
- a CDS encoding helix-turn-helix domain-containing protein yields the protein MRSLISTSGIASRKKFDVWRDVSYERLVPSEARKIGDSVFEGSLEAADIGDLLITRSTFGTLRTEFTPGSIRRHSKQHTLSVTLRLSGSAATAQHDRALIQKVGDMVVVDRAQPAVLEYPVPTQSLLIEVPRARLEGALGSARNYTVLAFGADRPSTALVSTFFTELVRTHEGLLPATAARMASIGVDLIVASIADGLARDVPKSLHGTVIVQRAKAYVEANLFDPALDPPQLAAALGISLRWLQELFQERGQHVADWIWQRRLETAALRLTDPGRAHMAVGTIAYGCGFVSQAHFSRRFRARFGMTPSEYRQAARAAG from the coding sequence ATGCGCTCTCTGATCTCGACCTCCGGCATTGCATCGCGCAAGAAGTTCGACGTCTGGCGCGATGTCTCGTACGAGCGGCTCGTCCCGAGCGAGGCGAGAAAAATCGGGGATTCGGTGTTCGAGGGGTCGCTCGAGGCGGCCGATATCGGCGATCTTTTAATCACGCGATCGACGTTCGGGACCCTCCGGACCGAATTCACGCCGGGAAGCATTCGCCGGCACAGCAAACAGCATACCCTGTCGGTCACGCTGCGACTCTCGGGCAGCGCCGCCACTGCGCAGCACGACCGCGCCCTGATCCAGAAGGTCGGCGACATGGTGGTGGTCGACCGCGCGCAGCCGGCCGTCCTGGAATACCCCGTGCCGACCCAGTCCCTTCTGATTGAGGTTCCGCGCGCCCGGCTGGAAGGCGCGCTCGGCTCGGCGCGCAACTACACGGTCCTCGCCTTCGGTGCCGATCGCCCGAGCACGGCCCTGGTCAGCACCTTCTTCACCGAACTGGTCCGCACGCACGAGGGACTCCTGCCGGCTACGGCGGCGCGCATGGCCTCGATCGGCGTCGATCTCATCGTGGCAAGCATCGCAGACGGTCTGGCCCGCGACGTTCCGAAATCGCTGCACGGCACCGTCATTGTCCAGCGGGCCAAGGCCTATGTCGAGGCCAACCTCTTCGATCCGGCGCTGGACCCACCGCAGCTCGCGGCCGCGCTGGGCATCTCGCTCCGGTGGCTGCAGGAGCTGTTCCAGGAGCGCGGCCAGCACGTGGCCGACTGGATCTGGCAGCGGCGTCTTGAAACCGCCGCCCTGCGTCTGACGGATCCGGGGCGGGCCCACATGGCCGTCGGTACGATCGCCTACGGCTGCGGTTTCGTTAGCCAAGCCCACTTTTCCCGCCGGTTCAGGGCCCGCTTCGGCATGACGCCGAGCGAGTATCGGCAGGCGGCACGGGCAGCCGGCTGA
- a CDS encoding acyltransferase family protein codes for MDQAGETSGRLAWVDVAKGICILLVVMMHSVTGTGEAMGGEGFLHPVVAFAKPFRIPDFFLLSGLFMGRVIGRDWRLFSDRRVVHFAYFYLLWLVIQSAARYGKIVGDGGPAAFAAHLADGLIEPYSSLWFIYLLAVFSVVTKALRRAPGLALLAGAALLQNADIRSDSTLIEEFCARYVYFVAGYLFADRIFALADAARERLGLALAGLAAWAAVEGWLALTPSSDPVHPTLASLPLVSLALGAAGALAIVVAAALITRAGGPFTEALRTCGQRSIVIYLAFSIPMAAVREILVRTGAIADIGVASLTVMAAAVLLPLALERLVRGTRFGFLFVRPGRFRLAQTGARSRSALHAT; via the coding sequence ATGGATCAGGCAGGAGAGACGTCGGGACGGCTGGCCTGGGTCGACGTCGCGAAGGGCATATGCATCCTGCTGGTCGTGATGATGCACTCCGTCACCGGCACCGGCGAGGCCATGGGCGGGGAGGGCTTCCTGCATCCGGTCGTCGCCTTCGCGAAGCCGTTCCGGATCCCCGACTTCTTCCTGCTGTCCGGCCTATTCATGGGCCGCGTCATCGGCCGGGACTGGCGCCTCTTCTCCGACCGGCGGGTGGTCCACTTCGCCTACTTCTACCTGCTCTGGCTCGTGATCCAGTCGGCGGCCCGCTACGGGAAGATCGTCGGTGACGGCGGGCCGGCGGCCTTCGCGGCGCATCTCGCGGACGGTCTCATCGAGCCCTATTCCAGCCTCTGGTTCATCTACCTGCTGGCCGTGTTCTCGGTGGTGACCAAGGCGCTCCGCCGTGCCCCCGGGCTGGCGCTGCTGGCGGGAGCCGCCCTGCTTCAAAACGCCGACATCCGCAGCGACTCGACCCTGATCGAGGAGTTCTGCGCCCGCTACGTCTACTTCGTCGCCGGCTACCTGTTCGCCGACCGGATCTTCGCCCTGGCCGATGCCGCGCGGGAGCGGCTCGGGCTCGCCCTCGCCGGACTCGCCGCCTGGGCGGCCGTCGAAGGCTGGCTCGCCCTGACGCCGTCGAGCGATCCGGTGCATCCGACCCTTGCCAGCCTGCCGCTCGTGAGCCTCGCCCTCGGTGCGGCCGGTGCACTGGCGATCGTGGTGGCGGCCGCGCTGATCACCCGGGCCGGAGGCCCGTTCACCGAGGCGTTGCGGACCTGCGGACAGCGCTCGATCGTGATCTACCTCGCGTTCTCGATTCCGATGGCCGCGGTTCGGGAGATCCTCGTCCGCACCGGCGCGATCGCCGATATCGGCGTCGCGAGCCTGACCGTGATGGCGGCGGCCGTGCTGCTGCCGCTCGCCCTCGAGCGTCTGGTGCGCGGCACGCGCTTCGGCTTCCTGTTCGTGCGGCCGGGACGGTTCCGGCTCGCGCAGACCGGCGCGCGATCGCGCTCGGCGCTCCACGCGACCTGA
- a CDS encoding transglycosylase domain-containing protein produces MAKGRGRIEPNFDVPEGRTRDRGELDLRLSREDRPGSGDRVAKRSGGAAQRPAKAPARNAGRSKSAGRGRRRRSWLGRLVYATVVLGLWGVIGLAGLIAYHASQLPPIDQLAVPKRPPNIAILASDGSLLANRGETGGRVVSIRELPPYLPRAFVAIEDRRFYQHFGVDPVGILRAIGQNLTRRGVAQGGSTLTQQLAKNLFLTPERSASRKIQEAILALWLEHKYTKDEILELYLNRVYFGAGAYGVEAAAQRYFGKPAKEVSLAQAAMLGGLVQAPSRLAPNRNLPAAQARAAQVLAAMQDLGFVPAQDVKVALAQPAKPANARGGGSANYVADLVMDVLDDYVGKFDTDITVQTTVDTGLQAAAERALTEELNAKGARFNVAQGAVVSMRPDGAIRALIGGRDYAQSQFNRATTAKRQPGSSFKPFVYLAAVEHGATPDTVREDAPIRIGNWAPENYSHRYEGAVTLRTALAQSLNTVAVRLGQEVGPKAVVQTAQRLGITSPLQANGSIALGTSEVTLLEMVGAYGAFANGGTGVIPYVVTAVKGADGKVLYKRADSGLGRVMSADADGMMNAMMHETFVSGTGKKADIPGWDLAGKSGTTQDYRDAWFIGFSGSLVTGVWLGNDDGELTKKVSGGNLPAEIWKTYMTQALKGQNPVPLPGLNRWRRAPETTASVASAGPGAPPGILGQIFGEPEAPAPRPAAPARRAQKDDRNFIEKLFGIGE; encoded by the coding sequence ATGGCCAAGGGTCGGGGCAGGATTGAGCCGAACTTCGACGTGCCCGAAGGGCGCACGCGGGATCGCGGCGAACTCGATCTGCGCCTGAGCCGGGAGGACCGTCCCGGGTCAGGAGACCGCGTGGCGAAGAGATCGGGCGGGGCGGCGCAGCGGCCGGCCAAGGCGCCGGCACGGAATGCGGGCCGGTCGAAATCGGCGGGCCGCGGCCGGCGCCGGCGATCCTGGCTCGGGCGCCTCGTCTACGCGACCGTCGTGCTCGGCCTGTGGGGCGTCATCGGGCTGGCCGGGCTGATCGCCTACCACGCCTCGCAGCTGCCGCCGATCGACCAGCTCGCCGTGCCCAAGCGGCCGCCCAATATCGCCATCCTGGCGAGCGACGGCTCGCTCCTGGCCAACCGCGGCGAGACGGGCGGCCGGGTCGTCTCCATCAGGGAGCTGCCCCCCTATCTGCCCCGCGCCTTCGTGGCGATCGAGGACCGCCGCTTCTACCAGCATTTCGGCGTCGACCCGGTCGGCATCCTGCGGGCCATCGGCCAGAACCTGACCCGTCGCGGCGTCGCGCAGGGCGGCTCGACCCTGACGCAGCAGCTCGCCAAGAACCTGTTCCTGACGCCCGAGCGCTCCGCCTCGCGGAAGATCCAAGAGGCGATCCTGGCCCTCTGGCTGGAACACAAGTACACGAAGGACGAGATTCTCGAACTCTATCTGAATCGCGTCTACTTCGGCGCCGGCGCGTACGGCGTCGAAGCGGCGGCGCAGCGCTATTTCGGCAAGCCCGCCAAGGAGGTCAGTCTCGCCCAGGCGGCGATGCTGGGCGGACTCGTCCAGGCGCCCTCGCGCCTCGCGCCGAACCGCAACCTGCCCGCCGCCCAGGCTCGGGCCGCGCAGGTGCTCGCCGCCATGCAGGACCTCGGCTTCGTCCCGGCTCAGGACGTGAAGGTGGCGCTCGCCCAGCCGGCGAAACCCGCCAACGCCCGGGGCGGCGGCTCGGCCAACTACGTCGCCGACCTCGTGATGGACGTGCTCGACGACTATGTCGGCAAGTTCGACACCGACATCACCGTGCAGACCACGGTCGATACGGGCCTTCAGGCCGCCGCCGAGCGGGCGCTGACCGAGGAACTCAACGCCAAGGGCGCCCGCTTCAACGTCGCCCAGGGCGCCGTGGTGTCGATGCGGCCCGACGGGGCGATCCGCGCGCTGATCGGTGGACGCGACTACGCGCAGAGCCAGTTCAACCGCGCGACCACGGCCAAGCGCCAGCCCGGCTCCTCGTTCAAGCCCTTCGTGTACCTCGCCGCGGTGGAGCACGGGGCCACGCCAGACACCGTCCGGGAGGATGCCCCGATCCGGATCGGAAACTGGGCGCCGGAGAACTACTCCCACCGCTACGAGGGGGCGGTCACGCTGCGCACGGCGCTGGCGCAGTCGCTCAACACCGTGGCGGTTCGCCTCGGCCAGGAGGTCGGCCCGAAGGCCGTGGTGCAGACCGCGCAACGGCTCGGCATCACGTCCCCGCTGCAAGCCAACGGCTCGATCGCGCTCGGGACCTCCGAGGTGACCCTGCTCGAGATGGTCGGCGCCTACGGCGCCTTCGCCAACGGCGGCACCGGGGTGATCCCCTACGTGGTCACGGCCGTGAAGGGCGCGGACGGAAAGGTGCTCTACAAGCGCGCCGACAGCGGTCTCGGCCGGGTCATGAGCGCCGATGCCGACGGCATGATGAATGCCATGATGCACGAGACCTTCGTCAGCGGCACCGGCAAGAAGGCCGATATCCCGGGCTGGGACCTCGCGGGCAAGAGCGGCACCACCCAGGATTACCGTGACGCGTGGTTCATCGGCTTCTCGGGCAGCCTCGTGACCGGCGTCTGGCTCGGCAACGACGACGGTGAGCTGACCAAGAAGGTCTCCGGCGGCAACCTGCCCGCCGAGATCTGGAAGACCTACATGACGCAGGCGCTGAAGGGACAGAATCCGGTCCCGCTTCCCGGCCTCAACCGCTGGCGCAGGGCGCCCGAGACGACCGCCTCCGTGGCCAGCGCAGGCCCGGGCGCTCCGCCCGGCATCCTCGGCCAGATCTTCGGCGAGCCCGAGGCGCCGGCGCCGCGTCCGGCCGCGCCAGCCCGCCGCGCGCAGAAGGATGACCGCAACTTCATCGAGAAGTTGTTTGGCATCGGTGAGTGA
- a CDS encoding sensor domain-containing diguanylate cyclase, translating into MTALGAYLCADLRTNAWQDARRNAANLLSVMEEGVGHSIRNYDLSLREAAHLASRPDIAALEPGLQRLALFDVAATGSGLGLLAVTDFAGRVVMTSDPGQGNRPDLSDLPEFETLRGNPLTGLILTGPTRSRMTGQPIIRMTHRIATSDGTFKGIATGSILLDHFQALLDRLRFDDSLAITVFHRDGTLLLRSPAPAAALGRTIAPDARDQHNRMAKRGEFLGRSPVDGAARLYLFSNLDGLPMTVSVGTSLDSIREAWIYKAAIIGILILCLNILTFSLTILLHREVGRRAAAEADTRQTNAALAILARTDGLTGLPNRRCYDECVAAEWKRATLHRTPLALMIVDADHFKQFNDRFGHQRGDDVLRAMAGCLRRTQPSGGLGFRIGGEEFVVLLPGLDAEAASAAAERLRRAIVNLQIGHAPEVGDVATVSIGVASAEPDAGETPDTLFMAADAALYAAKKAGRNRVRAAPRSVPLPIEQCA; encoded by the coding sequence ATGACCGCGCTCGGTGCCTACCTCTGCGCCGACCTGCGCACCAACGCCTGGCAGGACGCCCGCCGCAATGCCGCGAACCTGCTGTCGGTGATGGAGGAAGGCGTCGGGCACAGCATCCGGAACTACGACCTGTCATTGCGCGAGGCGGCGCACCTCGCGAGCCGCCCGGACATCGCCGCCCTCGAACCGGGGCTTCAGCGCTTGGCCCTGTTCGACGTCGCGGCGACCGGGTCCGGGCTCGGGCTGCTCGCCGTCACGGATTTTGCGGGTCGCGTCGTCATGACGAGCGATCCGGGCCAGGGGAACCGCCCCGACCTGAGCGATCTCCCCGAGTTCGAGACGTTGCGCGGCAATCCGCTCACAGGCTTGATCCTGACAGGACCGACCCGGTCCCGCATGACGGGTCAGCCGATCATCCGTATGACTCACCGGATCGCGACATCGGACGGCACCTTCAAGGGGATCGCGACCGGTTCGATCCTCCTCGATCATTTCCAGGCCCTGCTCGATCGTCTGCGTTTCGACGACAGCCTCGCCATCACCGTGTTTCACCGGGACGGGACGCTCCTGCTACGCTCGCCGGCTCCAGCGGCGGCGCTCGGCAGAACAATCGCACCGGATGCGCGGGACCAGCACAACCGCATGGCCAAGCGAGGCGAATTCCTCGGGCGCTCGCCCGTGGACGGCGCCGCGCGGCTCTACCTCTTCTCCAATCTCGACGGGCTGCCAATGACCGTGTCGGTCGGCACAAGTCTCGACAGCATCCGGGAGGCCTGGATCTACAAGGCGGCGATCATCGGCATCCTGATCCTGTGCCTCAATATCCTGACCTTCAGCCTGACGATTCTGCTCCACCGGGAGGTCGGGCGCCGCGCCGCGGCCGAGGCGGACACCCGCCAGACAAATGCCGCGCTCGCGATCCTCGCCAGGACAGATGGCCTGACCGGACTGCCAAACCGGCGCTGCTACGACGAGTGCGTCGCGGCGGAGTGGAAGCGGGCCACTCTGCATCGGACGCCGCTGGCTCTGATGATCGTCGATGCCGATCACTTCAAGCAGTTCAACGACCGTTTCGGGCATCAGCGTGGCGATGATGTCCTGCGGGCAATGGCGGGTTGTCTTCGCCGGACGCAGCCCTCCGGCGGCCTCGGCTTCCGGATCGGCGGCGAGGAGTTCGTGGTGCTCCTGCCTGGGCTGGACGCCGAGGCGGCAAGCGCGGCGGCCGAACGCCTCCGCCGGGCGATCGTCAACTTGCAGATCGGACACGCACCGGAGGTCGGGGACGTCGCCACAGTCAGCATCGGGGTCGCTAGCGCCGAACCCGACGCGGGCGAGACGCCAGACACCCTGTTCATGGCGGCGGACGCGGCCCTCTATGCCGCCAAGAAGGCCGGACGCAACCGCGTGCGGGCGGCACCGCGGTCCGTGCCGCTACCGATCGAACAATGCGCGTAA
- a CDS encoding aldo/keto reductase: protein MYARSFGATRVSVPVIGQGTWHIDSADRKDAIRALRAGLDAGMSHIDTAEMYGDAEAIVAEAIADCREEVFLVSKVVPGNATRRGVARSCEASLTRLGTDRLDCYLLHWPGQHALEETIAGFEDLRRAGKILSWGLSNFDVGDLDRALAIAGPDRIACNQVLYHLNERAIEHAVLPWCERQGVAMVGYSPFGSGDFPDPASPGGRVLDGIAAAHGTTPYAVALAFLTRLSGTFTIPKSSRSGRAVENAGAADLHLGAAEVAMIDAHFPRGPRPRMLPML, encoded by the coding sequence ATGTACGCAAGGAGCTTCGGCGCGACGCGCGTCTCGGTGCCGGTGATCGGCCAGGGCACGTGGCACATCGACAGCGCCGACCGCAAAGACGCGATCCGCGCGTTGCGGGCCGGCCTCGACGCCGGCATGTCCCATATCGACACCGCGGAGATGTACGGCGATGCCGAGGCGATCGTCGCCGAGGCGATCGCGGATTGCCGCGAGGAGGTCTTCCTGGTCTCGAAGGTTGTGCCGGGCAACGCCACACGCCGCGGCGTCGCGCGGTCCTGCGAGGCGTCCCTGACCCGCCTGGGAACGGACCGGCTCGACTGTTACCTGCTCCACTGGCCGGGCCAGCATGCCCTTGAAGAGACGATTGCGGGCTTCGAGGATCTGCGCCGGGCCGGGAAGATCCTGTCCTGGGGCCTCAGCAACTTCGATGTTGGCGACCTCGACCGGGCGCTCGCCATTGCGGGCCCGGACCGCATCGCCTGTAATCAGGTCCTCTATCACCTGAATGAGCGCGCGATCGAGCATGCGGTCCTGCCCTGGTGCGAGCGGCAGGGCGTGGCGATGGTCGGCTACTCGCCCTTCGGCAGCGGCGATTTTCCCGATCCGGCGAGTCCCGGCGGACGCGTTCTGGATGGGATCGCCGCCGCGCACGGGACCACGCCTTACGCGGTCGCCCTCGCCTTCCTCACCCGCCTGTCAGGAACGTTTACGATTCCAAAATCGAGCCGCTCGGGCCGCGCCGTCGAGAATGCCGGTGCCGCTGACCTGCATCTCGGCGCGGCCGAAGTCGCCATGATCGACGCGCATTTTCCCCGCGGGCCGCGTCCCAGGATGCTGCCGATGCTGTGA
- a CDS encoding adenylate/guanylate cyclase domain-containing protein: protein MLPAHRMFWALILLAAAGAGLLYNIIFAAGASPLAGFTYGLCMGATVLAFDRGLILAGLQARIRRFPAWLYVPAAELAYVLMIMAGNAMGGFIVWAFALTPDDLATATRMTARVLAYALAVSGLLVFVIRMRDLIGGEVFVNFMIGRYHKPVAEERIFLFLDVVGSTAFAEAHGDLRAQEYLGAVFATLAEPVRRNGGSVDDYVGDLAMVTWPMNRGLKDARCVTCLFEVLDRIEADAAAWTTRFGTVPRLRAALHGGSVVTAEVGVDRHKIAYFGDAVNVTSRIEALCRPLGVGILISQDLLGRLPRLPPGIRARSLGAHALRGRGAPLAVATLERGSAATAAVEDLAPRRAAVAR from the coding sequence ATGCTGCCGGCCCACCGGATGTTCTGGGCTCTGATCCTGCTGGCCGCAGCCGGTGCCGGGCTTCTCTACAACATCATCTTCGCGGCGGGCGCCTCGCCGCTTGCCGGTTTCACCTACGGGCTCTGCATGGGCGCGACGGTACTGGCGTTCGATCGCGGGCTGATTCTGGCCGGGCTCCAGGCGCGCATCCGGCGTTTCCCGGCCTGGCTCTACGTTCCTGCGGCCGAGCTCGCCTACGTGCTGATGATCATGGCGGGCAACGCCATGGGCGGCTTCATCGTGTGGGCCTTCGCGCTTACGCCGGACGATCTGGCCACGGCGACCCGCATGACGGCGCGCGTCCTCGCCTACGCGCTGGCTGTCTCGGGCCTCCTCGTTTTCGTCATCCGGATGCGCGACCTCATCGGCGGCGAAGTCTTCGTGAACTTCATGATCGGGCGCTACCACAAGCCGGTGGCCGAGGAGCGTATCTTCCTGTTCCTCGACGTGGTGGGCTCGACCGCCTTCGCGGAAGCGCACGGCGACCTGCGCGCTCAGGAATATCTCGGCGCCGTCTTCGCAACCCTGGCCGAACCGGTGCGGCGCAACGGCGGATCGGTCGATGACTATGTCGGCGATCTCGCCATGGTCACGTGGCCGATGAACCGGGGCCTGAAGGACGCACGCTGCGTCACCTGCCTGTTCGAGGTGCTCGACCGGATCGAGGCGGACGCGGCGGCCTGGACGACCCGGTTCGGCACGGTTCCGCGGCTGCGGGCGGCGCTGCACGGCGGCTCGGTGGTCACGGCCGAAGTGGGCGTCGACCGGCACAAGATCGCGTATTTCGGCGATGCCGTGAACGTCACCTCGCGGATCGAGGCCCTGTGCCGGCCCCTCGGTGTCGGCATCCTGATCTCTCAGGACCTGCTCGGCCGGCTCCCGCGTCTGCCGCCAGGCATCCGTGCGCGCTCGCTCGGCGCCCACGCCCTGCGCGGTCGCGGGGCTCCGCTGGCTGTGGCGACCCTGGAGCGGGGATCCGCCGCGACGGCGGCCGTCGAGGATCTGGCGCCGCGCCGCGCCGCCGTCGCCCGCTGA
- a CDS encoding YaiI/YqxD family protein, which translates to MSAKPDTPPIYLDADACPVKDETYRVAARYGLTVHVVANSVLNLPREPWIVRVVVGSALDAADDWIAERAGPGSIVLTADVPLAARCVKAGATVLAFTGKPFSEASIGMALATRDLMQSLREAGTITGGPKPFSRADRSAFLSALDRAVNRILRDRSRSA; encoded by the coding sequence GTGAGCGCGAAGCCAGACACGCCCCCAATCTATCTCGATGCTGACGCCTGCCCGGTGAAGGATGAGACCTACCGGGTGGCCGCACGCTACGGCCTGACGGTCCACGTCGTGGCCAACAGCGTCCTGAATCTGCCGCGCGAACCGTGGATCGTGCGGGTTGTGGTCGGATCCGCCCTTGATGCCGCCGACGATTGGATCGCCGAGCGGGCGGGACCCGGCAGCATCGTGCTCACGGCGGATGTGCCGCTGGCCGCGCGCTGCGTGAAAGCTGGCGCCACCGTGCTGGCCTTCACCGGGAAGCCATTCAGCGAGGCCTCGATCGGCATGGCGCTCGCGACCCGAGACCTGATGCAGTCGCTGCGCGAGGCGGGCACGATCACGGGAGGCCCGAAGCCGTTCTCGCGCGCCGACCGCTCGGCCTTCCTGTCCGCCCTCGATCGAGCCGTGAACCGGATCTTGCGGGATCGTTCGAGATCCGCTTGA
- a CDS encoding BrnA antitoxin family protein: MADDRNRRRFSDPRAAAEAAFRAATTPKPAAPLPQEPVPRAPSVPGAREMVSLRLDSTVLAHFQKDGPGWQDRINEALKALIPNAQG, from the coding sequence ATGGCCGACGATCGCAATCGCCGCCGCTTCAGTGATCCGCGCGCGGCGGCCGAGGCGGCCTTCCGCGCCGCCACGACCCCGAAGCCGGCCGCACCGCTGCCGCAAGAGCCGGTGCCACGCGCCCCCTCTGTGCCCGGTGCGCGAGAGATGGTTTCCCTGCGCCTCGACAGCACCGTGCTCGCGCATTTTCAGAAGGACGGTCCGGGTTGGCAGGACCGCATCAACGAGGCGCTGAAAGCGCTCATCCCGAACGCGCAGGGATAA
- the tolA gene encoding cell envelope integrity protein TolA, giving the protein MSTFTSTDLSEDFGEGRPSGLVPAFLVALVLHGLVLATVMFLRLAPPAPPGEQQITVDLAPVMTDAATEAPAEQQMSQAAPPETKPVDLPPDDAVQPPPPEMTEVKPEESQPVEAPPEAQPVETQNQVITSTAETAEPLTPPPAEVAKTEDPPKTEPDPAKLKAEREAKLKKIREEKLREQKREEAREEARQERLEEIREAKAKAAREAKARQAKAQEGAESRNSASASRQNAAGRAAAGSDPSAMRQWTGAISAAIHGRMNAGAANGTSGGTATVRFTVLRSGQVTSAGLARSSGVGQIDSAALSAVRGSLPPAPPGVTQSSLSVSIPLNFRVR; this is encoded by the coding sequence ATGAGCACTTTCACGTCGACGGATCTGTCGGAGGATTTCGGCGAAGGCCGCCCGTCCGGACTGGTGCCGGCCTTCCTGGTCGCGCTGGTCCTGCACGGGCTCGTGCTGGCGACGGTGATGTTCCTGCGGCTCGCGCCGCCGGCTCCACCCGGTGAGCAGCAGATCACGGTCGACCTCGCACCGGTCATGACCGACGCGGCGACCGAGGCGCCCGCGGAGCAGCAGATGAGCCAGGCTGCGCCGCCGGAGACCAAGCCTGTGGACCTGCCGCCCGACGACGCCGTGCAGCCGCCGCCGCCCGAGATGACCGAAGTGAAACCGGAGGAGAGCCAGCCGGTCGAGGCGCCGCCGGAAGCTCAGCCGGTGGAGACGCAGAACCAGGTCATCACTTCGACGGCGGAGACCGCGGAGCCGTTGACGCCGCCGCCCGCCGAAGTCGCCAAGACCGAGGATCCGCCGAAGACGGAGCCCGATCCCGCGAAGCTCAAGGCCGAACGCGAGGCGAAGCTCAAGAAGATCCGCGAGGAGAAGCTCCGCGAGCAGAAGCGCGAGGAGGCTCGCGAGGAGGCCCGGCAGGAGCGTCTTGAGGAGATCCGCGAAGCCAAGGCGAAAGCGGCCCGCGAGGCCAAGGCCCGTCAGGCCAAGGCTCAGGAGGGGGCGGAGTCGCGCAACTCGGCGTCCGCGTCCCGTCAGAACGCCGCCGGACGCGCCGCAGCCGGCAGCGATCCGAGCGCCATGCGCCAATGGACCGGCGCCATCAGCGCGGCGATCCACGGGCGCATGAACGCCGGTGCCGCAAATGGGACCAGCGGCGGGACCGCGACGGTGCGCTTCACGGTCCTCCGGTCGGGGCAGGTCACGAGCGCGGGGCTCGCGCGGTCGAGCGGCGTGGGTCAGATCGACAGCGCCGCGCTTTCCGCCGTGCGGGGAAGCCTTCCTCCGGCTCCGCCCGGCGTCACCCAGTCGAGCCTGTCGGTCTCAATTCCGCTCAACTTCCGCGTGCGGTGA
- a CDS encoding ExbD/TolR family protein, with translation MAMGSLRASDEDDLDDMPMSDINVTPMVDVMLVLLIIFMVAAPLMTTGVPVQLPKTAAPKVAQSKKPQEVTVDKDGKPSIAKEVFTMESIVPRLREMAAADKDQVILVRGDRDVPYGKVMEVMGLVGQAGFTKVSLVAQAPGAAAASPAAPAAAPAPSAGTAR, from the coding sequence ATGGCGATGGGATCCCTTCGCGCGAGCGACGAGGACGACCTCGACGACATGCCCATGTCCGACATCAACGTGACCCCGATGGTCGACGTGATGCTCGTCCTGCTGATCATCTTCATGGTCGCGGCCCCGCTGATGACGACCGGTGTTCCGGTGCAGTTGCCGAAGACCGCGGCCCCCAAGGTGGCGCAATCCAAGAAGCCCCAGGAAGTGACCGTCGACAAGGACGGCAAACCCTCCATCGCCAAGGAGGTCTTCACGATGGAGAGCATCGTGCCACGCCTGCGCGAGATGGCCGCCGCCGACAAGGATCAGGTGATCCTCGTCCGCGGCGACCGCGATGTCCCCTACGGCAAGGTGATGGAAGTCATGGGTCTGGTCGGTCAGGCCGGCTTCACCAAAGTCTCGTTGGTCGCGCAGGCGCCCGGCGCCGCCGCGGCTTCGCCCGCCGCTCCCGCCGCCGCACCCGCTCCCTCCGCAGGGACCGCGCGCTGA
- a CDS encoding MotA/TolQ/ExbB proton channel family protein translates to MDPTQAAPIEAAPDFSFLGLFLQADPIVKGVMILLVIASIACWTVVFEKVIRLTAARRQAKAFATLVRSGGSLDGDHGGIAGHVVKAAIDAWRDQDPSETRAERRERIERAMKGALTLEMKRLRTGLSLLATSGSTAPFVGLFGTVWGIMNSFSSIARSQDTSLAVVAPGIAEALFATAIGLVVAIPAVMAYNKLSSDVSGIQSTFASYISVLGNRLARDRAAARRAAAE, encoded by the coding sequence ATGGACCCGACACAAGCCGCCCCGATCGAGGCCGCCCCCGACTTCTCCTTCCTCGGCCTGTTCCTCCAGGCCGACCCGATCGTGAAGGGCGTCATGATTCTGCTGGTGATCGCCTCGATCGCCTGCTGGACCGTAGTCTTCGAGAAGGTCATCCGCCTCACCGCGGCGCGGCGGCAGGCGAAGGCGTTCGCCACGCTGGTGCGGTCCGGCGGCAGCCTCGATGGCGACCATGGTGGAATTGCCGGTCACGTGGTGAAGGCCGCCATCGACGCCTGGCGCGATCAGGACCCGTCCGAGACGCGGGCGGAGCGCCGCGAGCGCATCGAGCGCGCGATGAAGGGAGCCCTCACGCTCGAGATGAAGCGCCTTCGGACAGGCCTGTCGCTCCTCGCCACTTCCGGCTCGACCGCGCCGTTCGTTGGGCTTTTCGGCACCGTCTGGGGCATCATGAATTCGTTCTCATCCATCGCGCGGAGCCAGGACACGTCGCTCGCCGTGGTCGCACCGGGCATCGCGGAGGCGCTGTTCGCCACCGCCATCGGCCTCGTCGTCGCGATCCCGGCCGTCATGGCCTACAACAAGCTGTCGAGCGACGTGAGCGGCATCCAGAGTACCTTCGCTTCCTACATCTCGGTGCTTGGCAACCGTCTCGCGCGCGATCGCGCCGCCGCGCGCCGCGCCGCCGCCGAGTAG